From a region of the Streptomyces tirandamycinicus genome:
- a CDS encoding acyl carrier protein, which yields MAATQEEIVEGLAEIVNEIAGIPAEDVQLDKSFTDDLDVDSLSMVEVVVAAEERFDVKIPDEDVKNLKTVGDAAEYILKHQA from the coding sequence ATGGCCGCCACGCAGGAAGAGATCGTCGAAGGTCTCGCCGAGATCGTCAACGAGATCGCCGGTATCCCGGCGGAGGACGTCCAGCTGGACAAGTCCTTCACCGACGACCTGGACGTCGACTCGCTGTCCATGGTCGAGGTCGTCGTCGCCGCCGAGGAGCGCTTCGACGTCAAGATCCCGGACGAGGACGTCAAGAACCTCAAGACCGTCGGCGACGCTGCCGAGTACATCCTGAAGCACCAGGCCTGA
- the fabF gene encoding beta-ketoacyl-ACP synthase II, with amino-acid sequence MSSTNRTVVVTGIGATTPLGGDSASTWEGLIAGRSGVRPLEGERFEELPVRIAAPAAVDPGEVLPRPQARKLDRSAQFALIAAREAWADAGFTAAAGEDGNIQPDRLGAVIASGIGGVTTLLDQYDVLKEKGVRRVSPHTVPMLMPNGPSANVGLEVNAQAGVHTPVSACASGAEAIGYAIEMIRNGRADVVVAGGTEAAIHPLPIAAFANMMAMSKNNDEPERASRPYDKARDGFVLGEGAGVVVLESAEHAAARGARVYCEALGQGLSADSHHIAQPEPTGRGVAAAVQNLLDNTGLKPSEVVHLNAHATSTPQGDIAEIKALRKVLGDDLDHVAISATKSMTGHLLGGAGGIETVATVLALHHRLAPPTVNVDDMDDEIEADVVRGEARALPEGTIAAINNSFGFGGHNVVLAFRTV; translated from the coding sequence GTGAGCTCGACCAATCGCACCGTGGTCGTCACCGGTATCGGCGCAACCACACCGCTGGGTGGCGACTCCGCTTCGACCTGGGAAGGTCTGATCGCCGGGCGTTCCGGCGTCAGGCCCCTCGAAGGCGAGCGCTTCGAGGAACTGCCCGTCCGCATCGCCGCCCCGGCGGCGGTCGACCCGGGTGAGGTCCTGCCCCGGCCGCAGGCGCGCAAGCTGGACCGCTCGGCGCAGTTCGCGCTGATCGCCGCCCGTGAGGCGTGGGCCGACGCCGGTTTCACCGCCGCGGCCGGCGAGGACGGGAACATCCAGCCGGACCGCCTCGGCGCGGTCATCGCCTCCGGCATCGGCGGCGTCACCACCCTGCTCGACCAGTACGACGTGCTGAAGGAGAAGGGCGTACGCCGGGTCTCCCCGCACACCGTGCCGATGCTGATGCCCAACGGCCCCTCCGCCAACGTCGGCCTGGAGGTGAACGCCCAGGCGGGCGTGCACACCCCGGTCTCCGCCTGCGCGTCGGGCGCCGAGGCGATCGGCTACGCCATCGAGATGATCCGCAACGGCCGGGCCGACGTCGTGGTCGCGGGCGGCACCGAGGCCGCGATCCACCCGCTGCCGATCGCCGCGTTCGCCAACATGATGGCGATGTCCAAGAACAACGACGAGCCCGAGCGCGCGTCGCGGCCGTACGACAAGGCCCGTGACGGTTTCGTGCTGGGCGAGGGCGCGGGTGTCGTCGTCCTGGAGTCCGCGGAGCACGCGGCCGCGCGCGGCGCGCGCGTCTACTGCGAGGCGCTGGGCCAGGGCCTGTCCGCGGACAGCCACCACATCGCGCAGCCCGAGCCGACCGGCCGCGGTGTCGCGGCGGCGGTCCAGAACCTGCTGGACAACACCGGCCTGAAGCCCTCCGAGGTGGTCCACCTCAACGCCCACGCCACGTCCACCCCGCAGGGCGACATCGCCGAGATCAAGGCGCTGCGCAAGGTGCTGGGCGACGACCTCGACCATGTCGCGATCTCCGCGACCAAGTCGATGACGGGCCATCTGCTGGGCGGCGCCGGGGGTATCGAGACCGTCGCCACGGTCCTGGCACTGCACCACCGCCTGGCCCCGCCGACCGTGAACGTCGACGACATGGACGACGAGATCGAGGCGGACGTCGTCCGGGGTGAGGCGCGTGCGCTGCCGGAGGGCACCATCGCCGCGATCAACAACTCGTTCGGCTTCGGCGGCCACAACGTGGTGCTGGCCTTCCGTACCGTCTGA
- a CDS encoding DUF3145 domain-containing protein: MTTRGVLYVHSAPRALCPHVEWAVAGVLGVRVQLDWIRQPASPGTWRAEFSWQGESGTASKLASALRGWQLLRFEVTAEPCATAEGERYSATPDLGIFHAVTGIHGDILIPEDRLRAALARSTQGETELEAEISKLLGKPWDDELEPFRYAGEGAPVRWLHQVV; this comes from the coding sequence GTGACGACACGCGGCGTTCTCTACGTCCACTCCGCACCACGCGCGCTGTGCCCGCACGTCGAATGGGCGGTCGCGGGCGTGCTCGGCGTACGGGTCCAGCTCGACTGGATCCGCCAGCCCGCCTCCCCGGGCACCTGGAGAGCCGAGTTCTCCTGGCAGGGCGAGAGCGGCACGGCCTCCAAGCTGGCGTCCGCGCTGCGCGGCTGGCAGCTGCTCCGCTTCGAGGTCACCGCGGAACCCTGCGCCACCGCGGAGGGAGAGCGCTACAGCGCCACTCCCGACCTGGGCATCTTCCACGCCGTCACCGGCATCCACGGCGACATCCTCATCCCCGAGGACCGCCTCCGCGCGGCCCTCGCACGCTCCACCCAGGGCGAGACGGAGCTCGAGGCGGAGATCTCCAAGCTGCTCGGCAAGCCATGGGACGACGAGCTCGAGCCGTTCCGGTACGCGGGTGAGGGCGCCCCGGTCCGCTGGCTCCACCAGGTGGTCTGA
- a CDS encoding pyroglutamyl peptidase, whose translation MAGTAPVSADERATRAVEGARGGSSAAAAAEATVEERRLDRPAPREILRRSGFDSVADRFAVALRSADSYAEARRVVDRQGSALWRRAVDRAQGRGPVRGDLSRDDDRPLYWARLGMTRELRSWEPRFALSAEARGRLLGELERTSRGQDTMDFPGAGRTAGGRGFKRVVLTGFDPFTLDRDVRISNPSGATALALDGTWLRTADGGLARIETAVFPVRWADFAAGTVERTLRPRLPEADLFTTVSQGRVGRFDIERTNGAWRGGFPDNENVSRTETVPVAGPAAQPQWTSTTLPYQAVVAAETGRFPVYDNTSVTEIPEGGTEPVVRPDGPTPGSTARAGGGGSYLSNEIAYRATLLRDRLGLHGTLPGGHVHTPVLAFGAGNADPATGTVTDPEFVRNRLDIIAQVRAIVAVAAARR comes from the coding sequence ATGGCCGGCACGGCGCCGGTGAGCGCGGACGAACGGGCCACGCGAGCGGTGGAGGGCGCGCGGGGCGGGTCGTCCGCCGCCGCCGCGGCCGAGGCGACCGTGGAGGAGCGGCGGCTGGACCGGCCCGCGCCGCGGGAGATCCTGCGGCGCAGTGGATTCGACTCCGTGGCGGACCGGTTCGCCGTGGCGCTGCGGTCGGCGGACTCGTACGCCGAGGCCCGCCGGGTCGTCGACCGGCAGGGCTCGGCGCTGTGGCGGCGGGCCGTCGACCGGGCGCAGGGCCGGGGTCCGGTACGCGGCGACCTCAGCCGCGACGACGACCGCCCGCTGTACTGGGCACGACTCGGCATGACCCGTGAACTGCGCTCCTGGGAGCCGCGGTTCGCGCTGTCCGCCGAGGCCCGCGGCCGGCTGCTCGGGGAGCTGGAGCGGACCTCCCGCGGCCAGGACACCATGGACTTCCCGGGTGCGGGGAGGACCGCAGGCGGCAGGGGCTTCAAGCGGGTCGTGCTGACCGGCTTCGACCCGTTCACGCTGGACCGCGACGTCAGGATCAGCAACCCGAGCGGGGCGACGGCGCTCGCCCTCGACGGCACCTGGCTGCGGACCGCGGACGGCGGCCTGGCCCGAATAGAGACCGCGGTCTTCCCGGTGCGCTGGGCGGACTTCGCGGCCGGGACGGTCGAGCGGACGCTGCGCCCCCGGCTGCCGGAGGCGGATCTGTTCACGACCGTGAGCCAGGGCCGGGTGGGGCGTTTCGACATCGAGCGCACCAACGGGGCCTGGCGCGGGGGCTTCCCGGACAACGAGAACGTCTCGCGAACGGAGACCGTGCCGGTGGCCGGGCCCGCCGCACAGCCGCAGTGGACGTCGACGACCCTGCCGTACCAGGCCGTCGTGGCCGCGGAGACCGGCCGCTTCCCGGTGTACGACAACACCTCCGTCACCGAGATACCGGAGGGCGGCACCGAACCGGTGGTCCGCCCCGACGGGCCCACCCCCGGCTCGACGGCCCGTGCGGGAGGCGGCGGGAGCTACCTGTCCAACGAGATCGCCTACCGGGCCACGTTGCTGCGCGACCGTCTCGGCCTGCACGGCACCCTGCCCGGCGGCCATGTGCACACGCCGGTGCTCGCGTTCGGCGCGGGCAACGCGGATCCGGCGACGGGCACCGTGACCGATCCCGAGTTCGTACGCAACCGGCTGGACATCATCGCCCAGGTGCGGGCGATCGTGGCGGTGGCGGCGGCGCGCCGCTGA
- a CDS encoding EI24 domain-containing protein, with the protein MRDLGAGFGYLVKGQQWVGRHGRWFGIGLLPGLITLVLYAAALVGLAYGADDLVGWATPFADDWSSPWQGGLRGFLTALVWVFGLFLAVITFTAVTLLVGQPFYESLSEAVDRAEGGEVPESGLPLWRELWISARDSLRIVVRVAVFGVLLFALGFVPVVGQTVVPVLGFCVTGFFLAEELTAVALQRRRVELRERLDLLRGRRMLTLGFGVPLALAFLVPFVAVLLMPGAVAGATLLVRDLTEDRAGEDAGHTAPEPDPHAPPRHDQDPYASRDQGRPAGPYDLGKDQARS; encoded by the coding sequence ATGCGTGATCTGGGTGCGGGCTTCGGCTACTTGGTGAAGGGGCAGCAGTGGGTCGGCCGGCACGGCCGGTGGTTCGGCATCGGACTGCTGCCCGGGCTGATCACCCTCGTGCTGTACGCCGCGGCCCTCGTCGGGCTCGCCTACGGCGCCGACGACCTCGTGGGCTGGGCCACCCCGTTCGCGGACGACTGGTCGTCGCCATGGCAGGGAGGACTCCGCGGCTTCCTGACGGCACTGGTCTGGGTGTTCGGCCTCTTCCTCGCCGTGATCACGTTCACCGCCGTGACGCTGCTGGTGGGCCAGCCGTTCTACGAGTCGCTCTCCGAGGCCGTCGACCGCGCCGAGGGCGGCGAGGTCCCGGAGTCCGGGCTGCCGCTCTGGCGCGAACTGTGGATCTCCGCCCGGGACAGCCTGCGGATCGTGGTCCGTGTCGCGGTGTTCGGTGTGCTGCTCTTCGCGCTCGGGTTCGTCCCCGTCGTCGGCCAGACCGTCGTCCCCGTACTCGGGTTCTGCGTCACCGGCTTCTTCCTCGCGGAGGAGCTCACCGCCGTGGCCCTCCAGCGGCGACGGGTGGAACTCAGGGAGCGCCTCGACCTGCTGCGCGGGCGGCGCATGCTCACTCTCGGCTTCGGCGTTCCGCTGGCGCTGGCCTTCCTCGTCCCGTTCGTCGCGGTGCTGCTGATGCCGGGCGCCGTCGCGGGCGCCACGCTGCTGGTGCGCGACCTGACGGAGGACCGGGCCGGGGAGGACGCCGGTCACACGGCCCCCGAGCCCGACCCTCACGCGCCCCCGCGGCACGATCAGGACCCGTACGCGAGCCGCGACCAGGGCCGGCCCGCCGGGCCGTACGACCTCGGCAAGGACCAGGCCCGCTCCTGA
- a CDS encoding organic hydroperoxide resistance protein: MSIQQSDVLYTAVATAENGRDGRVATDDGKLDVVVNPPKEMGGSGAGTNPEQLFAAAYSACFQGALGVVARQENADVSGSTVTAEVGVGKNDEGFGIIVKISATIPNVAAATARKLVEKAHQVCPYSKATRGNITVELAV; this comes from the coding sequence ATGTCGATCCAGCAGTCCGACGTCCTGTACACCGCCGTCGCCACGGCGGAGAACGGCCGTGACGGCCGCGTCGCCACCGACGACGGCAAGCTCGACGTCGTCGTCAACCCGCCCAAGGAGATGGGTGGCTCCGGCGCCGGCACCAACCCGGAGCAGCTCTTCGCCGCCGCCTACAGCGCCTGCTTCCAGGGCGCGCTCGGCGTCGTCGCCCGTCAGGAGAACGCCGACGTCTCCGGCTCGACGGTCACCGCCGAGGTCGGTGTCGGCAAGAACGACGAGGGCTTCGGCATCATCGTGAAGATCTCCGCGACCATCCCGAACGTGGCCGCCGCCACCGCTCGTAAGCTGGTGGAGAAGGCCCACCAGGTGTGCCCGTACTCCAAGGCCACCCGCGGCAACATCACGGTCGAGCTCGCGGTCTGA